A genome region from Alistipes dispar includes the following:
- a CDS encoding carbohydrate kinase family protein, with the protein MDRLFVGMGEALWDMLPEGPQIGGAPANFAWHAGQLGFGAVAVSAVGADDLGDRLVRTFDGMGLRHRLERVGFPTGTVQVTLDPAGVPTYEIRENVAWDNIPWTPALDGLAARTDVFCFGTLAQRCGVSRNSIRRFLHRMPESETCLRVFDINLRQHFYGRNIVEESLSACNVLKINEEEFGLFGSMFGLAGPFVERARETLRRFGLHYLIITCGASESHVFAAEGHSVLATPRVAVRDTVGAGDSFTAAFCAALCAGQGMREAHRLAVDVSAYVCTQPGAMPALPESLISRIR; encoded by the coding sequence ATGGACAGACTGTTTGTAGGAATGGGCGAGGCGTTGTGGGACATGCTCCCCGAAGGCCCGCAGATCGGCGGTGCTCCCGCCAACTTCGCCTGGCATGCCGGACAACTCGGATTCGGAGCGGTGGCCGTCAGCGCAGTCGGGGCCGATGACCTCGGAGACCGTCTCGTGCGGACGTTCGACGGAATGGGGCTGCGCCATCGTCTCGAAAGGGTCGGATTCCCGACGGGAACGGTGCAGGTCACACTCGATCCCGCAGGAGTTCCGACCTATGAAATCCGGGAAAACGTGGCCTGGGACAATATCCCCTGGACCCCGGCACTCGACGGACTGGCCGCCCGGACGGACGTGTTCTGCTTCGGAACGCTGGCCCAGCGGTGCGGGGTGTCGAGAAATTCGATCCGCCGCTTCCTGCATCGGATGCCGGAGAGCGAAACGTGCCTCAGGGTCTTCGACATCAACCTGCGCCAGCACTTCTACGGCCGGAATATAGTCGAGGAGTCGCTTTCGGCATGCAACGTTCTAAAGATAAACGAGGAGGAGTTCGGGCTGTTCGGTTCCATGTTCGGGCTTGCCGGTCCGTTCGTCGAACGGGCCCGGGAGACGCTCCGCCGTTTCGGACTGCATTATCTAATCATAACCTGCGGAGCCTCAGAGAGCCACGTTTTCGCGGCGGAGGGACATTCCGTCCTCGCAACGCCCCGGGTCGCCGTCCGGGACACCGTAGGAGCAGGGGATTCCTTTACGGCCGCCTTCTGCGCGGCACTCTGCGCCGGACAGGGAATGCGTGAAGCCCATCGGCTGGCCGTCGATGTGTCAGCCTATGTCTGCACGCAGCCGGGCGCCATGCCCGCACTGCCCGAAAGTCTTATTTCACGAATCCGCTGA
- a CDS encoding substrate-binding domain-containing protein, which produces MKRLLLFSALLLTACHASRPHFTVGVSQCSDDAWRQKMNNEMQTEALLYDNLELEIRSAGGDSERQIADIRHFIEQGVDLLIVAPNEAIPVTPVVEEAYARGIPVIVVDRKILSDHYTAYIGADNYRIGKIIGEYVASQLGGRGEVIELTGLSGSTPAIDRHQGFVNALKNHPGIRVLCSEDAHWLRSDAEVRADSLYRIYPEVDLVFAHNDQMALGAWQAAGHTPGGRTVDVVGIDGLPGPGNGIEMVRSGVFKASFIYPTGGERIIATAAAILRGEPFERETLLSTAIVDRTNATVLDMQSSEIIAQQQQISRLKSLADSYLLRYSTQRAISWFSLVSLLLIAVISALLGRSLRIKSRLNRILVSRNDEINSQKDRLEQQRDQLVALSRQLEEATQAKLIFFTNISHDLRTPLTLIADPVERLSACEGLTEEQRFYLEMIRRNARILLRMTEQILDFRKYENGKLELHPGWIDLAACCREWSKSFEVAAAGRAVEFRFDADAGADFRIYADEEKLERVYYNLLSNAFKFTPRGGRVTVALERGEEDGLPHIRLSVTNSGSHIAPEECGRIFDRFYQTGYRRGGAGIGLALSKTFVEMHGGRIGVESDRERGTCFRITLPVGSRETPPGIIPAACGEPRIPVPAPESPVTDGETGPEEAAVQILIVDDNPDIRNYLHRMLGGEYHVRMAADGSEGLEKAVKYIPDLIISDVMMPRIDGVEYCRRLKQGVETCHIPVILLTACALDEQCVDGLQSGADAYVTKPFSSVVLLATVRSLLENRAKLRQYYAGQEIPDNDTTPAGRQNGISRLDRKFLDRVHTFVESRLDDSGIGVDEIAREIGMSRAQFYRKLKALTDCSPNEYVRVIRLRRAAGLLTEEGLTVAEVAYRVGFGTPSYFTKCFKAFFGELPTDYQRRFRGTEENP; this is translated from the coding sequence ATGAAACGACTTCTGCTGTTCTCCGCTCTCCTGCTGACGGCCTGTCACGCCTCCCGACCGCATTTCACGGTCGGCGTCTCCCAATGCAGCGACGATGCCTGGCGGCAGAAGATGAACAACGAAATGCAGACCGAGGCTCTGCTGTACGACAATCTGGAACTCGAAATCCGGTCGGCCGGAGGCGACAGCGAACGGCAGATCGCCGACATACGCCACTTTATCGAACAAGGCGTCGATCTGCTGATCGTCGCACCGAACGAAGCGATTCCGGTGACTCCCGTAGTCGAAGAGGCCTATGCTCGGGGGATTCCGGTAATCGTCGTGGACCGCAAGATTCTCTCCGACCACTACACGGCCTATATCGGGGCGGACAACTACCGGATCGGAAAGATCATCGGAGAATACGTCGCCTCCCAGCTCGGCGGCCGGGGCGAGGTGATCGAGCTGACCGGACTGAGCGGATCGACGCCGGCCATCGACCGTCATCAGGGTTTCGTCAATGCGTTGAAAAACCATCCCGGTATCCGGGTGCTTTGCAGCGAGGATGCCCATTGGCTGCGTTCCGACGCCGAAGTGCGCGCCGATTCGCTCTACCGGATCTATCCGGAGGTCGATCTGGTGTTCGCCCACAACGACCAGATGGCCCTGGGAGCCTGGCAGGCCGCCGGACACACTCCCGGCGGTCGGACCGTGGACGTGGTCGGGATCGACGGACTGCCCGGACCGGGCAACGGAATCGAAATGGTCCGTTCGGGCGTATTCAAGGCGTCGTTCATCTATCCGACCGGCGGAGAGCGCATTATCGCCACGGCGGCGGCCATCCTCCGCGGCGAACCGTTCGAACGGGAAACGCTGCTCTCGACAGCGATCGTGGACCGGACGAACGCCACGGTGCTCGACATGCAGTCGTCCGAGATCATCGCGCAGCAACAACAGATCAGTCGTCTCAAATCACTGGCCGACAGCTATCTGCTGCGATACTCCACACAGCGGGCCATTTCGTGGTTCAGCCTGGTGAGCCTGCTCCTGATCGCCGTCATCTCCGCGCTGCTCGGCCGGTCGCTGCGGATCAAGAGCCGCCTCAACCGGATTCTGGTCAGCCGCAACGACGAAATCAACAGCCAGAAGGACCGGCTCGAACAACAGCGCGACCAACTGGTGGCTCTCTCGCGGCAACTCGAAGAGGCGACCCAGGCCAAGCTGATCTTCTTCACGAACATTTCCCACGACCTGCGCACGCCTCTGACGCTTATCGCCGATCCGGTCGAACGGCTGTCCGCCTGCGAAGGGCTGACGGAAGAGCAGCGGTTCTATCTGGAGATGATCCGCCGCAACGCCCGGATTCTGCTGCGGATGACCGAACAGATTCTCGATTTCCGCAAATACGAAAACGGCAAGCTCGAACTGCACCCCGGGTGGATCGACCTGGCCGCCTGCTGCCGGGAGTGGAGCAAGTCGTTCGAAGTGGCGGCCGCAGGACGTGCCGTCGAGTTCCGTTTCGATGCCGACGCCGGAGCCGATTTCCGTATCTATGCCGACGAGGAGAAACTGGAACGTGTCTATTACAACCTGCTTTCGAATGCCTTCAAGTTCACACCTCGGGGCGGACGGGTAACCGTCGCGCTCGAACGCGGGGAAGAGGACGGGCTACCGCACATCCGGCTGAGCGTCACGAACAGCGGAAGCCATATCGCCCCGGAGGAGTGCGGCCGGATTTTCGACCGGTTCTACCAGACCGGATATCGGCGGGGCGGAGCGGGCATCGGGCTGGCCCTCTCCAAAACCTTCGTCGAAATGCACGGCGGCCGGATCGGCGTGGAGAGCGACCGGGAACGGGGAACCTGTTTCCGGATCACGCTGCCCGTCGGCAGCCGGGAGACGCCGCCCGGAATCATACCCGCTGCCTGCGGCGAGCCCCGGATTCCCGTTCCGGCCCCGGAAAGCCCCGTAACGGACGGAGAAACCGGACCGGAGGAGGCGGCCGTACAAATTCTGATCGTCGACGACAACCCCGACATCAGGAATTATCTGCACCGGATGCTCGGCGGCGAATACCATGTCCGAATGGCCGCCGACGGTTCGGAAGGACTGGAAAAAGCCGTGAAATACATCCCCGATCTGATTATTTCCGACGTGATGATGCCCCGCATCGACGGGGTGGAATATTGCCGGCGGCTCAAACAAGGGGTCGAGACCTGCCACATTCCGGTCATACTGCTCACGGCGTGTGCACTCGACGAACAATGCGTGGACGGGCTTCAGAGCGGTGCGGATGCCTATGTGACCAAACCGTTCAGCTCGGTGGTGCTGCTGGCCACGGTGCGGAGCCTGCTGGAGAACCGGGCCAAACTGCGGCAGTATTATGCCGGACAGGAGATTCCGGACAACGACACAACTCCTGCCGGCCGGCAAAACGGAATCTCCCGCCTCGACCGGAAGTTCCTCGACCGGGTGCACACGTTCGTGGAGAGCCGTCTCGACGACTCCGGAATCGGAGTGGACGAAATCGCCCGCGAGATCGGGATGAGCCGGGCGCAGTTCTACCGGAAACTCAAGGCGCTGACCGACTGCTCGCCGAACGAATACGTCCGCGTGATCCGTCTGCGCCGCGCAGCCGGCCTGCTGACGGAGGAGGGGCTGACCGTCGCCGAAGTGGCCTATCGGGTCGGATTCGGCACGCCGTCTTACTTCACCAAGTGTTTCAAAGCCTTCTTCGGAGAGCTTCCCACGGATTATCAACGGCGATTCCGCGGTACGGAAGAAAACCCGTAA
- a CDS encoding M13 family metallopeptidase, which produces MASCQNQTSKTPAIDPANFDLSVAPNVDFYQYATGGWQARNPLKPEYSRFGSFDVIAENNQKRINDLFQEMTKLDAAKGSVEQKISDLYKMGLDSARLNAEGAAPIEAGVRELLSLTDRDRLTEAVARLHHTVANPFFGVGVQADLMNSDVNALYISQSGLTMGDRDYYLEPENENIRTAYKEYLKKIFRLAGLPEAELDKAVAGVMDIETKLAEKSWSNVELRNIPAQYNPTKRADFEKTYDAVDWAAYYKAMGIGDFETIIVTTPSAIAAANDLMKNAPIEELRYYLAAQYINAAASYLSDEFQQASFDFYGKVMSGQQEQKPRWKRAMSVPNGTLGEAVGEMYVAKYFPAEDKARMTELVKNLQKALSQHIAALDWMSDATKARAQEKLSAFTVKIGYPDKWKDYSTLEIDPAKSYWENIVGANEWYTADNIAKLGKPVDKDEWHMSPQTVNAYYNPTTNEICFPAAILQPPFYNPDADDAVNYGAIGVVIGHEMTHGFDDQGRQFDKDGNMNNWWTEEDAAAFKAKTDVLVKQFDAIEVLPAKDGQPALHANGALCLGENIADQGGLRVAWTAYHNSLEGKEKPAPIDGFTPEQRFYLGYATLWAQNIRDEEAARLTKLDVHSLGKWRVNATLRNLQTFYDTFGITDGPMFMPEEERVIIW; this is translated from the coding sequence ATGGCAAGTTGTCAGAACCAGACCTCCAAGACTCCGGCCATCGACCCGGCGAACTTCGACCTTTCGGTCGCTCCGAACGTCGATTTCTACCAGTACGCCACGGGCGGCTGGCAGGCCCGGAACCCGCTCAAACCCGAATACTCCCGCTTCGGATCGTTCGACGTGATCGCCGAGAACAACCAGAAGCGCATCAACGACCTCTTTCAGGAGATGACCAAACTCGACGCCGCCAAGGGCAGCGTGGAGCAGAAGATTTCGGATCTCTACAAGATGGGTCTCGACTCGGCGCGCCTGAACGCCGAGGGCGCCGCCCCGATCGAGGCGGGCGTCAGGGAGCTGCTCTCCCTGACCGACCGCGACCGGCTGACGGAGGCCGTCGCACGGCTCCACCACACGGTGGCCAATCCCTTCTTCGGCGTGGGCGTGCAGGCGGACCTGATGAACAGCGACGTGAACGCCCTCTACATTTCGCAGAGCGGGCTCACGATGGGCGACCGCGACTATTACCTCGAACCCGAAAACGAGAACATCCGCACGGCCTACAAGGAGTATCTGAAGAAAATTTTCCGCCTCGCAGGACTGCCCGAGGCCGAGCTGGACAAGGCCGTGGCCGGCGTAATGGACATCGAGACCAAGCTGGCCGAGAAGTCGTGGTCGAACGTCGAGCTGCGCAACATTCCGGCGCAGTACAACCCCACGAAGCGGGCCGATTTCGAGAAGACCTACGACGCCGTGGACTGGGCGGCCTACTATAAGGCCATGGGCATCGGCGATTTCGAGACGATCATCGTGACGACCCCTTCGGCCATCGCCGCCGCCAACGACCTCATGAAGAACGCCCCGATAGAGGAACTCCGCTACTACCTCGCGGCGCAGTATATCAATGCGGCGGCCTCCTACCTGAGCGACGAGTTCCAGCAGGCTTCGTTCGACTTCTACGGCAAGGTGATGTCGGGCCAGCAGGAGCAGAAACCCCGCTGGAAGCGCGCCATGTCGGTTCCCAACGGCACGCTGGGCGAGGCCGTGGGCGAAATGTACGTGGCCAAGTACTTCCCGGCCGAGGACAAGGCCCGCATGACGGAGCTGGTGAAGAACCTCCAGAAGGCCCTCTCGCAGCATATCGCCGCGCTGGACTGGATGTCCGACGCCACGAAGGCCCGCGCGCAGGAGAAACTCTCGGCCTTCACCGTGAAGATCGGCTATCCCGACAAGTGGAAGGACTACTCGACGCTGGAGATCGACCCCGCGAAGAGCTATTGGGAGAATATCGTGGGCGCCAACGAGTGGTACACGGCCGACAATATCGCCAAGCTGGGCAAGCCCGTGGACAAGGACGAGTGGCACATGTCGCCGCAGACGGTGAATGCCTACTATAACCCCACGACGAACGAAATCTGCTTCCCGGCCGCCATTCTCCAGCCGCCGTTCTACAATCCCGATGCCGACGACGCGGTGAACTACGGCGCGATCGGCGTGGTGATCGGCCACGAGATGACCCACGGATTCGACGACCAGGGCCGCCAGTTCGACAAGGACGGCAACATGAACAACTGGTGGACCGAGGAGGATGCCGCCGCGTTCAAGGCCAAGACGGACGTGCTGGTCAAGCAGTTCGACGCCATCGAGGTCCTGCCCGCAAAGGACGGCCAGCCGGCGCTGCACGCCAACGGCGCGCTCTGCCTGGGCGAGAACATCGCCGACCAGGGCGGTCTGCGCGTGGCCTGGACGGCCTACCACAACTCGCTCGAGGGCAAGGAGAAGCCCGCGCCGATCGACGGCTTCACGCCCGAGCAGCGCTTCTATCTGGGCTACGCTACCCTCTGGGCGCAGAACATCCGCGACGAGGAGGCCGCACGCCTCACGAAGCTCGACGTACACTCGCTGGGCAAGTGGCGCGTGAACGCCACGCTGCGCAACTTGCAGACCTTCTACGACACGTTCGGCATCACCGACGGCCCGATGTTCATGCCCGAGGAGGAGCGCGTGATCATTTGGTAG
- a CDS encoding phosphoglycerate kinase — protein sequence MNSIDNYDFKGKRAIIRVDFNVPLNEKGEVTDDTRIRAAVPTIKKVLEKGGAVILMSHMGRPKKNPDPKYSLEQIVPAIEKNLGVKVAFAGDCMGEKAAQMCRDVKPGEVVLLENLRFYAEEEGKPRGLAEDATKEEKDAAKKALKEGPQKEFVKRLASYADCYVNDAFGTAHRKHASTYLIAKYFPQDKMFGYLMEKEVKAIAAVMEKPAHPFCAIIGGSKVSSKIGVIKALIEKVDSIIIGGGMTYTFAAAQGGKVGDSICEPDMFPVALEILELAKQKGVQLVMSPDALIADAFSADANTDVAPADNIPDGWEGVDIADEGKKAFREHILGCKTILWNGPVGVFEIDKFATGSKEVALAIAEATKKGAYSLIGGGDSVACINKFGLADQVSYISTGGGALLEYIEFGDLPGVAAIRD from the coding sequence ATGAATTCGATCGACAACTACGATTTCAAAGGCAAACGCGCGATTATCCGCGTGGACTTCAACGTGCCCCTCAACGAGAAGGGCGAAGTGACGGACGACACCCGCATCCGCGCCGCAGTGCCCACCATCAAGAAAGTGCTCGAGAAGGGCGGAGCCGTGATCCTCATGTCGCACATGGGCCGTCCCAAGAAGAATCCCGATCCCAAATACTCGCTCGAACAGATCGTTCCGGCCATCGAGAAGAATCTCGGCGTGAAGGTCGCCTTCGCCGGCGACTGCATGGGCGAGAAGGCCGCCCAAATGTGCAGGGACGTGAAACCCGGCGAGGTGGTGCTGCTCGAAAACCTGCGTTTCTACGCCGAGGAGGAGGGCAAACCCCGCGGGCTGGCCGAGGACGCCACCAAGGAGGAGAAGGATGCCGCCAAGAAGGCCCTCAAGGAGGGCCCGCAGAAGGAGTTCGTCAAGCGGCTGGCTTCGTATGCCGACTGCTACGTGAACGACGCCTTCGGCACGGCGCACCGCAAGCATGCCTCGACCTACCTGATCGCCAAGTATTTCCCCCAGGACAAGATGTTCGGCTACCTCATGGAGAAGGAGGTGAAGGCCATCGCCGCCGTGATGGAGAAGCCGGCGCACCCGTTCTGCGCCATCATCGGCGGTTCGAAGGTGTCGTCGAAGATCGGCGTCATCAAGGCCCTCATCGAGAAGGTCGATTCCATCATCATCGGCGGCGGCATGACCTACACCTTCGCGGCCGCGCAGGGCGGTAAGGTCGGCGATTCGATCTGCGAGCCCGACATGTTCCCCGTGGCCCTCGAGATTCTGGAGCTGGCCAAGCAGAAGGGCGTGCAGCTCGTCATGTCGCCCGATGCGCTGATCGCCGACGCCTTCTCGGCCGACGCCAATACGGACGTGGCTCCGGCGGACAACATCCCCGACGGATGGGAGGGCGTCGATATCGCCGACGAAGGCAAGAAGGCCTTCCGCGAGCATATCCTCGGCTGCAAGACGATCCTCTGGAACGGTCCGGTGGGCGTCTTCGAGATCGACAAGTTCGCCACCGGTTCGAAGGAGGTGGCGCTGGCCATCGCCGAAGCCACGAAGAAGGGCGCCTACTCGCTCATCGGCGGCGGCGATTCGGTGGCCTGCATCAACAAGTTCGGACTGGCCGACCAGGTGTCGTACATTTCGACGGGCGGCGGCGCGCTGCTCGAATACATCGAGTTCGGCGACCTGCCCGGTGTGGCGGCCATCCGCGACTAA
- a CDS encoding ABC transporter permease, with the protein MSNISIIIQREFNERVRKKSFIITTLLMPLLMVALMAAPALIMQFSRGDEKRIAVIDESGLVAPRLESDEELRFEPTDLTTEEARRTLTDRFGVLRIGGDILENPSDVKLYANSSSSLSVESSITDQIERILEAEKLKRYNIDNLQQILDEVKTTVTLQTFRNDKSQEEETHAQSSTVATVTGYVLGFILYMFLLIYGQMVMQSVIEEKNNRVLEVMVSSVRPFDLMMGKILGIASVAVVQVAIWGVLICGIGAAVMPHLMPSDVMASAQAMQQGMPDAAAASGMDPEMLQAVAAITDLGYIVRIFVCLLLFVFGGYLFYSAMFAAVGSAVDNVQDASQLQTPITLPIILALLMMFAVIRDPNSQMAFWFSVIPFTSPIVMIVRIPYDIPLWEIALSLAVLYASFVGMVWFAAKIYRVGIFMYGKKPTLGELFKWVRYKY; encoded by the coding sequence ATGTCCAATATCTCCATCATCATCCAGCGCGAGTTCAACGAACGCGTGCGCAAAAAGTCCTTCATCATCACCACGCTGCTGATGCCCCTGCTGATGGTGGCCCTGATGGCCGCCCCGGCGCTCATCATGCAGTTCTCGCGCGGCGACGAAAAGCGGATCGCCGTGATCGACGAGAGCGGTCTCGTCGCCCCGCGCCTCGAAAGCGACGAGGAGCTGCGCTTCGAGCCGACGGACCTGACGACCGAAGAGGCCCGCCGGACGCTGACCGACCGTTTCGGCGTGCTCCGGATCGGCGGCGACATCCTGGAAAACCCCTCCGACGTGAAGCTCTACGCCAACTCGTCGTCGTCGCTCTCGGTCGAGAGCAGCATCACGGACCAGATCGAACGCATCCTCGAGGCCGAGAAGCTCAAGCGGTACAATATCGACAATCTCCAGCAGATCCTCGACGAGGTGAAGACCACCGTGACGCTCCAGACCTTCCGCAACGACAAGTCGCAGGAGGAGGAGACCCATGCGCAGTCCTCCACCGTGGCCACCGTGACGGGCTACGTCCTGGGATTCATCCTCTACATGTTCCTTCTGATCTACGGGCAGATGGTCATGCAGTCGGTGATCGAGGAGAAGAACAACCGCGTGCTGGAGGTCATGGTCTCCTCGGTGCGGCCCTTCGATCTGATGATGGGCAAGATTCTCGGCATCGCCTCGGTGGCCGTCGTACAGGTGGCCATCTGGGGCGTGCTGATCTGCGGCATCGGCGCCGCGGTGATGCCCCACCTCATGCCGTCCGACGTCATGGCGAGCGCCCAGGCCATGCAGCAGGGGATGCCCGACGCCGCGGCCGCCTCGGGCATGGACCCCGAGATGTTGCAGGCCGTGGCCGCGATCACGGACCTGGGCTATATCGTCAGGATCTTCGTCTGCCTGCTGCTCTTCGTCTTCGGCGGCTACCTCTTCTATTCGGCCATGTTCGCCGCCGTGGGTTCGGCCGTGGACAACGTGCAGGACGCTTCGCAACTACAGACGCCCATCACGCTGCCGATCATCCTCGCGCTGCTGATGATGTTCGCCGTCATCCGGGACCCCAACTCGCAGATGGCCTTCTGGTTCTCGGTGATTCCCTTCACGTCGCCCATCGTCATGATCGTCCGCATCCCCTACGACATTCCGCTCTGGGAGATCGCCCTTTCGCTCGCGGTGCTCTACGCCTCGTTCGTGGGGATGGTGTGGTTCGCCGCGAAGATCTACCGCGTGGGCATCTTCATGTACGGCAAGAAACCGACGCTCGGGGAGCTGTTCAAGTGGGTGCGGTACAAATACTGA
- a CDS encoding ABC transporter ATP-binding protein, giving the protein MDLLTAEHVTKRYAAHTALDDVSLAIPKGSVYGLLGPNGAGKTTLIRIINRITAPDSGRVLLGGREIAPADIYRIGYLPEERGLYKKMKVGEQAVFFARLKGLSRREAVVRLKRWFGKFGIETWWDKKVEELSKGMAQKVQFIVTVLHEPELLIFDEPFSGFDPINANLLKEEILALRDKGATIIFSTHNMSSVEEICDHITLINKSRNILSGKVDDIRRRHGSNIFEISYRGDGEALRSALAGRCEILAGAADAAAGDGEGGTESAAFAGADGYDTLRLRVGHDAEVRQVIAAANGAVELRQFREIIPSMNDIFIRAVNGQL; this is encoded by the coding sequence ATGGATCTGCTAACGGCGGAACACGTCACCAAACGCTATGCGGCGCATACGGCGCTGGACGACGTATCGCTCGCCATTCCGAAGGGATCGGTTTACGGCCTGCTCGGCCCCAACGGCGCGGGCAAGACGACCCTCATCCGCATCATCAACCGCATCACCGCGCCCGACTCGGGCCGCGTGCTGCTCGGCGGGCGTGAGATCGCCCCGGCCGACATCTACCGCATCGGCTACCTCCCGGAGGAGCGCGGGCTCTACAAGAAGATGAAGGTGGGCGAACAGGCCGTCTTCTTCGCTCGTCTGAAGGGGCTTTCGCGCCGCGAGGCCGTCGTGCGGCTGAAGCGGTGGTTCGGGAAGTTCGGCATCGAGACGTGGTGGGACAAGAAGGTGGAGGAGCTTTCGAAGGGCATGGCCCAGAAGGTGCAGTTCATCGTCACGGTGCTCCACGAACCCGAACTGCTGATCTTCGACGAACCCTTCTCGGGCTTCGACCCGATCAACGCCAACCTGCTCAAGGAGGAGATTCTCGCCCTGCGCGACAAGGGCGCGACGATCATCTTCTCGACGCACAATATGTCGTCGGTGGAGGAGATCTGCGACCACATCACGCTGATAAACAAGTCGCGCAACATCCTCTCGGGCAAGGTGGACGACATCCGCCGCCGCCACGGGTCGAACATCTTCGAGATTTCCTACCGCGGCGACGGGGAGGCGCTGCGCTCAGCGCTCGCGGGCCGCTGCGAAATCCTCGCCGGAGCCGCCGATGCGGCCGCCGGGGACGGGGAGGGCGGAACGGAGTCCGCCGCGTTTGCCGGAGCGGACGGCTACGACACCCTCCGGCTCCGCGTCGGACACGACGCGGAGGTGCGGCAGGTGATCGCCGCCGCGAACGGGGCCGTCGAGCTGCGGCAGTTCCGCGAGATCATCCCCTCGATGAACGACATCTTCATCCGGGCCGTGAACGGACAACTTTGA